The following proteins are encoded in a genomic region of Oryctolagus cuniculus chromosome 6, mOryCun1.1, whole genome shotgun sequence:
- the CCDC69 gene encoding coiled-coil domain-containing protein 69, with protein sequence MGCGRSRLSCCKPPKKRRQEADQPPRPEPQELGPLNKDTATAVQSCAPEGAEQHQKDISRILQQHEEEKKKWAQQVEKERELELRERLEEQRRVLEGKQEEALRVLQASHEQEREALTQSFQKAEAVLQETMKGLTSQLEVFQAKMKRVEESILSRDYRKHIQDYGSPSQFWEQELESLHFVIEMKNERIHELDKRLLLLEAVKEKNLVLEEKITILQQENEDLHVRARKQGLVSRQLSEDLLLARETLEKESQLRQQLQQEKEELLFRVLGADASSAFPLASVPPTEVSFLAT encoded by the exons AGACGCCAAGAAGCAGATCAGCCACCCAGACCAGAGCCCCAGGAACTAGGTCCCCTCAACAAGGACACAG CCACAGCTGTCCAGTCCTGTGCACCTGAGGGGGCTGAGCAGCACCAGAAGGACATCAGCAGGATTCTCCAGCAACAtgaagaggagaagaagaaatgggCCCAGCAG gtggagaaggagagggagctaGAGCTTCGGGAGAGACTGGAAGAGCAGCGGAGAGTCCTGGAAGGGAAGCAGGAGGAGGCCCTGCGAG TTCTCCAGGCCTCACATGAACAAGAGAGAGAAGCCCTTACCCAGTCCTTCCAAAAAGCTGAAGCTGTCCTGCAG GAGACCATGAAGGGCCTGACCTCCCAGCTGGAGGTCTTCCAGGCCAAGATGAAGAGGGTGGAGGAGTCCATCCTCAGCCGAGACTACAGGAAGCACATCCAG GATTATGGGAGCCCCAGCCAGTtctgggagcaggagctggagagcCTGCACTTCGTCATCGAGATGAAGAACGAGCGCATCCATGAGCTGGACAAGCGGTTGCTCCTCCTGGAAGCCGTG aaagaaaaaaatctggtgTTGGAGGAAAAAATCACAATCCTGCAGCAGGAGAACGAGGACCTCCACGTCCGAGCCCGGAAGCAGGGGCTGGTGTCGAG GCAGCTCTCGGAGGACCTGCTGCTGGCCCGCGAGACCCTGGAGAAGGAGTCACAGTTACGGCAACAGCTCCAGCAGGAGAAGGAGGAGCTGCTGTTCCGGGTCCTGGGGGCTGatgcctcctctgccttccccctgGCCTCTGTTCCCCCCACCGAGGTCTCCTTCCTGGCCACCTAG